A DNA window from Arachis duranensis cultivar V14167 chromosome 3, aradu.V14167.gnm2.J7QH, whole genome shotgun sequence contains the following coding sequences:
- the LOC107481659 gene encoding NADH dehydrogenase [ubiquinone] 1 alpha subcomplex subunit 13-B has translation MTEAMIRKKPGMASVKDMPVLQDGPPPGGFAPIRFARRIPNKGPSAIAIFVAAFGTFSWGMYQVGKGNKIRRALKEEKYSARRAILPVLQAEEDERFVKEWHKYLEYEAEVMKDVPGWKVGESVYNSGRWMPPASGELRPDVW, from the exons ATGACGGAGGCTATGATAAGGAAGAAGCCGGGCATGGCGAGCGTGAAGGACATGCCGGTCCTTCAGGACGGTCCGCCCCCCGGTGGGTTCGCCCCTATCCGGTTCGCTCGCCGCATCCCAAACAAGGGCCCCAGCGCCATCGCCATTTTCGTCGCTGCATTCGGCACCTTCTCCTGGGGCATGTACCAGGTCGGCAAGGGCAACAAGATCCGAAG GGCACTGAAGGAAGAAAAATATTCTGCCCGTCGAGCCATTCTACCTGTGCTTCAGGCTGAAGAGGACGAGAG ATTTGTAAAAGAGTGGCATAAATATCTGGAGTATGAAGCAGAAGTGATGAAGGATGTACCCGGCTGGAAAGTTGGTGAAAGTGTCTATAATTCTGGGAGATGGATGCCGCCGGCAAGTGGTGAGTTGCGTCCAGATGTTTGGTAA
- the LOC107481661 gene encoding tetrahydroberberine oxidase, whose protein sequence is MKRAGVSSHFIAIIYALLFSFNASAFDDTHKSFLQCLYNNNSTSLSKLVYTKTNSSYSSILQFSLQNLRFSYNNTPKPLVIVTPLQPSHVQATVICSQLHGLQIRIRSGGHDYEGLSYVSQVPFVIIDFINYRKIQVDVENREAWVQVGATVGELYYSIGTKTKTLAVTAGACTTVGVGGQFSGGGYGSLIRKYGLSADNIIDAHIIDVKGRFLDREAMGEDLFWAIRGGGGASFGVILAWKIKLVPVPSTVTLLRAPRTLEQNATKLVHKWQSVASRLDNNLVLGLLLQTVNSSINKGELTVQALFNGLFLGGVDKLLPLVQESFPELGLAKEDCTEMSWIESTLYSSGSGGQQPLEVLLNRSQVNTDSFKAKSDIITDPIPESGLEGLWRLMFEDEAKDLVLVIFPFGGRMSEIPESEIPFPHRAGVLYQIQYSLHWQEKGEEVAQRRINWMRKLYSYMEPFVSKSPRKAYINYRDLDIGVNNIHGNTSYEQASIWGHKYFNNNFKRLAYVKTKVDPLNFFRFEQSIPTLI, encoded by the coding sequence ATGAAGCGAGCAGGAGTAAGCTCACATTTTATTGCCATAATatatgctcttttattttcatttaatgcTTCTGCATTTGATGATACTCATAAAAGCTTCCTTCAATGTCTATACAATAACAACTCCACATCACTATCCAAACTTGTTTATACCAAAACTAATTCATCTTACTCTTCAATACTTCAATTCTCCCTTCAGAATCTCAGATTCTCATACAACAACACTCCCAAACCCCTTGTCATCGTGACACCCCTGCAGCCTTCCCATGTTCAAGCCACCGTAATCTGTTCCCAACTCCACGGCTTGCAGATTCGAATTCGAAGCGGCGGCCACGACTATGAGGGCCTCTCCTACGTCTCTCAAGTTCCATTTGTTATCATTGATTTCATAAACTACAGAAAGATCCAAGTGGACGTAGAGAACAGAGAAGCATGGGTTCAAGTTGGTGCAACTGTTGGTGAACTTTACTATAGCATTGGCACCAAGACCAAAACTCTTGCTGTTACAGCAGGTGCATGCACCACCGTAGGAGTTGGAGGACAATTCAGCGGCGGCGGTTATGGATCCTTGATTCGAAAATATGGGCTCTCTGCTGATAACATAATCGATGCTCACATAATTGATGTGAAGGGTAGGTTTCTTGACAGGGAAGCCATGGGTGAAGATCTTTTCTGGGCCATTAGAGGTGGTGGTGGAGCAAGCTTTGGAGTGATCTTAGCATGGAAGATCAAGCTCGTTCCGGTTCCATCAACCGTGACACTGTTGAGAGCTCCTAGAACCTTGGAACAGAATGCAACGAAGCTTGTTCATAAATGGCAGAGTGTGGCAAGTAGACTCGACAATAATCTAGTCCTTGGTTTGTTGTTGCAGACGGTGAATTCAAGCATTAACAAAGGGGAGTTAACTGTGCAAGCTTTGTTTAACGGCTTGTTTCTTGGAGGTGTGGATAAGCTTCTTCCATTGGTGCAAGAGAGCTTCCCTGAATTGGGTTTGGCTAAAGAAGATTGCACTGAGATGAGTTGGATTGAATCTACTCTTTATTCATCGGGATCTGGTGGTCAACAACCACTTGAGGTTTTGCTCAACAGAAGTCAAGTCAACACAGATAGTTTCAAAGCAAAATCTGATATTATCACAGATCCTATTCCTGAGAGTGGCTTAGAAGGATTGTGGCGTTTGATGTTTGAAGATGAGGCCAAAGATTTGGTGTTGGTTATATTTCCTTTCGGAGGCAGAATGAGTGAGATTCCAGAATCTGAGATTCCGTTCCCACACAGAGCTGGAGTGTTGTATCAGATTCAGTACTCTCTGCACTGGCAAGAAAAAGGAGAGGAGGTTGCACAAAGGCGCATCAATTGGATGAGGAAGCTATATAGTTATATGGAACCTTTTGTGTCAAAGTCTCCTAGAAAAGCATATATCAACTATAGAGACCTTGACATTGGGGTAAATAACATTCATGGCAACACATCGTATGAGCAAGCTAGCATTTGGGGTCACAAGtatttcaacaataatttcaAAAGGTTGGCATATGTCAAGACTAAGGTTGATCCTCTTAATTTCTTTAGGTTCGAACAGAGTATACCCACTCTCATTTGA